One stretch of Solenopsis invicta isolate M01_SB chromosome 16, UNIL_Sinv_3.0, whole genome shotgun sequence DNA includes these proteins:
- the LOC105204719 gene encoding cyclin-dependent kinase 8 isoform X2, producing the protein MSACREIALLRELKHVNVITLIRVFLSHNDRKVWLLFDFAEHDLWHIIKFHRAAKANKKPVMVPKGMVKSLLYQILDGIHYLHSNWVLHRDLKPANILVMGEGNERGRVKIADMGFARLFNAPLKPLADLDPVVVTFWYRAPELLLGARHYTKAIDIWAIGCIFAELLTSEPIFHCRQEDIKTSNPYHHDQLDRIFNVMGFPLEKDWEDIKKMPEHPTLLRDFKRSNYANCSLTKYMDRHKIKPDSKAFNLLQKLLMMDPNKRITSEHSMQDAYFQEEPLPTQDIFAGCPIPYPKREFLTDDDTEEKTENKARQNQQQTQQQNQQQQGNGDHNHGQNAKRVRLNGPHGAPEFHQHQSHAMTHQQPPGMVYSTTQPTQPSNFHQRF; encoded by the exons ATGTCTGCATGTCGAGAAATTGCT TTACTCAGGGAACTAAAGCATGTCAATGTTATTACTCTTATTCGTGTTTTTCTCTCACATAACGACCGTAAAGTTTGGTTGCTATTTGACTTTGCTGAACATGATTTATGG catataattaaatttcatagaGCAGCAAAGGCTAATAAGAAACCTGTAATGGTGCCGAAAGGCATGGTCAAAtctttattatatcaaattttagatggtattcattatttacattcCAACTGGGTACTTCATAGAGATTTG aAACCagcaaatattttagtaatgGGTGAAGGAAATGAGCGGGGACGTGTGAAAATTGCCGATATGGGCTTTGCTAGATTATTTAATGCTCCTCTTAAACCTTTAGCAGATTTAGATCCCGTTGTAGTTACATTTTGGTATAGAGCTCCGGAATTACTTTTAGGTGCTAGACATTATACGAAAGCTATAG ATATATGGGCTATTGGCTGCATATTCGCGGAACTCTTAACATCTGAACCTATATTTCATTGTAGACAAGAAGATATTAAAACTAGTAATCCATACCATCATGATCAATTAGATAG GATATTCAATGTGATGGGATTCCCACTAGAGAAAGATTGGGAGGATATCAAAAAGATGCCAGAGCATCCAACATTACTCAGAGATTTTAAGAGATCCAA tTACGCAAATTGTTCACTTACCAAATACATGGACCGGCATAAGATCAAACCCGATAGCAAGGCATTTAATTTG TTACAAAAATTACTGATGATGGATCCAAACAAGCGTATTACCTCCGAGCATTCTATGCAGGATGCTTACTTCCAAGAGGAGCCACTGCCAACACAAGA CATATTTGCCGGATGCCCTATCCCTTATCCCAAAAGAGAATTTCTTACGGATGACGATACTGAAGAAAAGACTGAAAACAAAGCGAGGCAAAATCAGCAACAAACG CAACAGCAGAATCAACAGCAGCAAGGTAACGGCGATCACAATCACGGGCAGAACGCGAAACGGGTGAGACTGAACGGACCGCACGGTGCTCCCGAGTTCCATCAGCACCAGAGCCACGCGATGACCCATCAACAACCACCAGGGATGGTTTATTCGACTACCCAGCCAACGCAACCGTCGAACTTTCATCaacgtttttaa
- the LOC105204719 gene encoding cyclin-dependent kinase 8 isoform X1 gives MMDYEFKMKTQKDRTKVEDLFEFEGCKVGRGTYGHVYKARRKEGVSDSELKSRPDTKDFGLKQIEGTGLSMSACREIALLRELKHVNVITLIRVFLSHNDRKVWLLFDFAEHDLWHIIKFHRAAKANKKPVMVPKGMVKSLLYQILDGIHYLHSNWVLHRDLKPANILVMGEGNERGRVKIADMGFARLFNAPLKPLADLDPVVVTFWYRAPELLLGARHYTKAIDIWAIGCIFAELLTSEPIFHCRQEDIKTSNPYHHDQLDRIFNVMGFPLEKDWEDIKKMPEHPTLLRDFKRSNYANCSLTKYMDRHKIKPDSKAFNLLQKLLMMDPNKRITSEHSMQDAYFQEEPLPTQDIFAGCPIPYPKREFLTDDDTEEKTENKARQNQQQTQQQNQQQQGNGDHNHGQNAKRVRLNGPHGAPEFHQHQSHAMTHQQPPGMVYSTTQPTQPSNFHQRF, from the exons ATGATGGATTATGAATTTAAGATGAAGACGCAGAAAGACCGCACGAAGGTCGAGGATCTATTCGAGTTCGAGGGTTGTAAGGTTGGAAGAGGTACTTACGGGCACGTATACAAAGCCCGTAGGAAAGAAGG TGTTTCAGATAGCGAACTAAAGTCTCGGCCTGATACAAAAGACTTTGGCCTTAAGCAAATTGAGGGTACAGGACTTTCAATGTCTGCATGTCGAGAAATTGCT TTACTCAGGGAACTAAAGCATGTCAATGTTATTACTCTTATTCGTGTTTTTCTCTCACATAACGACCGTAAAGTTTGGTTGCTATTTGACTTTGCTGAACATGATTTATGG catataattaaatttcatagaGCAGCAAAGGCTAATAAGAAACCTGTAATGGTGCCGAAAGGCATGGTCAAAtctttattatatcaaattttagatggtattcattatttacattcCAACTGGGTACTTCATAGAGATTTG aAACCagcaaatattttagtaatgGGTGAAGGAAATGAGCGGGGACGTGTGAAAATTGCCGATATGGGCTTTGCTAGATTATTTAATGCTCCTCTTAAACCTTTAGCAGATTTAGATCCCGTTGTAGTTACATTTTGGTATAGAGCTCCGGAATTACTTTTAGGTGCTAGACATTATACGAAAGCTATAG ATATATGGGCTATTGGCTGCATATTCGCGGAACTCTTAACATCTGAACCTATATTTCATTGTAGACAAGAAGATATTAAAACTAGTAATCCATACCATCATGATCAATTAGATAG GATATTCAATGTGATGGGATTCCCACTAGAGAAAGATTGGGAGGATATCAAAAAGATGCCAGAGCATCCAACATTACTCAGAGATTTTAAGAGATCCAA tTACGCAAATTGTTCACTTACCAAATACATGGACCGGCATAAGATCAAACCCGATAGCAAGGCATTTAATTTG TTACAAAAATTACTGATGATGGATCCAAACAAGCGTATTACCTCCGAGCATTCTATGCAGGATGCTTACTTCCAAGAGGAGCCACTGCCAACACAAGA CATATTTGCCGGATGCCCTATCCCTTATCCCAAAAGAGAATTTCTTACGGATGACGATACTGAAGAAAAGACTGAAAACAAAGCGAGGCAAAATCAGCAACAAACG CAACAGCAGAATCAACAGCAGCAAGGTAACGGCGATCACAATCACGGGCAGAACGCGAAACGGGTGAGACTGAACGGACCGCACGGTGCTCCCGAGTTCCATCAGCACCAGAGCCACGCGATGACCCATCAACAACCACCAGGGATGGTTTATTCGACTACCCAGCCAACGCAACCGTCGAACTTTCATCaacgtttttaa